In Phycisphaerae bacterium, the genomic stretch CGGCGCGTAAGTGAGATCCAGGCAGGCAATCTGATCCACGGTCATCCCCCCAATGATCGCCGTCGCCGCCAGATCGATCCGCTTCTCGCCCAGCCCCGGCCCCACCGCCTGAGCCCCAAGCAGCCGCCGCGTCGCCCGATCCACCACCAGCTTGAGCAGCAGCATCTTCGCGTTGGGCATGAACGGCTCCCGGTCCGGCCCGGGAACCAGCACGCTGACCACATCGAAACCACATTCACGGGCCAGGTACTCCGAAAGCCCCGTCCGGGCCACGCAGTACTCGAACACCTTGCACACCGCGCTCGCCAACACCCCCGGAAAACGATCCGAGCCGCCACACACGTTCACCGCCGCCACCCGCCCCTGCTTGCTGGCCACCGAACCGTACGGCACGTACCGCGCTTTCCCCGTGATCAGCCCTCGCGTCTCGACGCAGTCGCCGGCCGCGTAAATGTCCGGATCCGACGTCCGCATCATCTCGTCCACCTTGATCGCCCCCGTCGTCCCAATCACCAGCCCGGCATTCTCGGCCAACTTGACGTTCGGCCGAAACCCGATCGCCAGAATGACCAGATCGGCCGGAAGAAGCCCCCTGTCGGTCAAAACCTCCCGAACCTTCCCGTCACCCTTGAACGCCTGGACCGCCGTCCTCGTCATCATCCGAACACCCTTGGACTCCAGGTGCTGCTCGACCAGCGCGGCCATCTCGGCATCCAGGATCGGAAGCGGCTGCGGCCGACGCTCGACAATCGTCACCCGGCACCCCTTCTCCACCAGGTTCTGCGTGATCTCAACGCCCAGAATGCCGCCCCCGACAATGACCACGTCCCGAGCCTTGCCCCCGGCCAGCGCCGACTTGATCCGCTCCGCGTTCTTCAGCCCGTGCAGCGTGACCACATTGTGCAGATTCGAACCCGGAATGGGCGGAATCGTCGGAACCGAACCCGTGGTCAGAATCAGCTTATCATAAACCAGCGCCGACTCCGCCCCGGACACGCCATCCCGCACCCGAACGGTACGCTCGGCCCGATCAATGGCCAACGCCTCGGTCTGATTCATCACCCGCACGTTCTTGATGCTCTGAAAAAACACCGGATCCCGAACCGCACCCGCCGGCGTGCTCAGCAGCCCGCGAGGATCACCCACCACCCCGGACATGTAGTACGGAAGCCCGCACCCGGCGCAGGCAAGAAACTGGCTCTGCTCCACAATCGTCACCTCGGCGTCAGGCATGAGGCGGATAATCTTGGACGCCGCCTTGGGCCCGGCGACCGAACCGCCGACAATGACCACCCGCAAACGTGCAGGCATGGGCGTTCCTCCCGCCTGGGCAGCCGGAGCGTGATCCGGCCGCGGCAGGCACAGAACAATGCGCGCCCCCCCAAACTCCGATGGCTCGGCCCACACCCTCCCGCCAGCCGCTTCCACCACCGACTTCACAAACGCCAGGCCAAGCCCCGTCCCCGACCGGGCCGAACCCGTCGCCCTCGCCGTGCGATGAAACGGCTCAAACACCTTCTCCCGGTCATCGGCCGCAATCCCCACCCCCGAATCCGACACCGCCAGCAACACCCCACCACCACCTGCATCCGGCGAAAGACTGACCACCACCCGCCCGTGCTCCGGCGTGTACTTGAAGGCATTGCTCAACAGGGCATCGAGAACCTCAGTCATCGCCGGCTCGTAGCCCCGCACCACCGCCAACTCGTCCCCCATGTCCAGCGCTAGGCTCACGTGCGCCCGGCGAGACTCCTCGACATGACGCGGCCAGACCTTCCGAATCAGGGCGGCGAGATCGGCCGTGCTCGTCACCGCCAGATGCGAGTCGCTCGCCCGGGCAATGGCCAGCATGCGCTCCGCCGCCCCAAGCGCCTGCTCGCACCGGGCCAGGGCCTTGCTCACCAGGTCCTTCTGCTGGTCATTGAGCGGGCCGGCAAACTCGCCGAGCAACGTCTTGAGCAACATCGCGGCCGTGGCCACCGGCCCCTTCAACTGATGGGCAACCAGCGACGCATACTTCAATCGCTCAAACTGACTCTCCTCGGCAGACATGCCCGCCTCTCCTCGGCCGAAAGAACGAGCCCATTGTAGCGGCCGACGTGAACTGAAGGCAAAAGAGGAAAACGCGGCAATCAGGGATCATAGTTGACTGCTACACGCTCACCCCAGACCCTTGCCCCCCATGCCCAGTCCCTTGCTTTTCTCCCCCCCTTCCGTTACCAAGATCAGTTTTTGAGCTTAGGCTCAAGGGAGTGAAATCGCATGGCCAAAACCGTCCTGGCTTTCATGGCCCACCCGGATGACGTCGAATTCAAGTGCGCCGGCACCCTCGCCCGCCTTAAACAGGAGGCCGGCTGCCGAATCGTCATCGCCACCGCGACCAGCGGCGACTGCGGCTCCGTCCAGTACCCGCCACAAGAAATCGCCCGGATCCGCAACCAGGAGGCCAAACAATCGGCCGCCATCCTCGACGCCGACTACTACTGCGCCGGGTCGGTCGACCTGCTGATCGTCTACAACGAGAACACCATCCGCCGCTTTACCGAAGTCGTTCGTAAGGCCCAACCGGATATCGTCATCACCGCTCCACCGGCCGACTACCTCATCGACCACGAAATGACCAGCCACCTGGTCCGCACCGCCTGTTTCGCCGCCCCCGCCCCCAACTTCCTCACCTACGACATCGACCCGGCCAAGCCCATCCCGGCCGTCCCTCACCTCTACTACTGCGACGCCGTCGATCACAAGGACATCCACGGCCAGCCGTTCCAGAGCACCTTCGTCGTCGATATCACCGCCGTGCAGCCAATCAAGGAGAAAATGCTCGCCTGCCACGCCTCCCAGCGCGACTGGCTCCGGGCCCACCATGGAATCGACGAGTATTTGGACATGATGCACCGCGCCGACGAAACCAACGGCCGGCTGATCAACCGACCTGCCGGCGAAGCCTTCCGCATGCACGCCGGTCACGGCTACCCGCAGGACAACATCATCACCACATTGCTGAAGACGTGAACAAGAACCGGAGATTGCGGCCAGCAATCAGCAGTCAACACGCGGCAGGCACTCGGCTATCCGCACCTTGCCGACCGCCTCTCCTCCCCCTCTCAGTCGTCCACCGTGTTATAGTACCCGATCGGAGCCGTCTCCGTGATCCGCTCCGGCAAGTCATTGCTGTACAGGCACCGCGTCCGGTCCACGGTCACCTGCGTCCGGAGCCAGATCGGCTGGCCCGCAGAGGTGTCTCCGATCACCGCGTAGATCGTGAACACGTGGCTCTTCACCGTCGCCCAGTCCTGAAGCCGAACCAGAGGCGCGATCCACTGCAGGTATCCCAGGTACGTGAACGGCCGCTGAACGCTCGTGGGATCGTCCGTGGTCGTCTCGTACTGGTAGGAACGGAAGCCCCCCATCGTCAGCGTCTCGTTGGTCCCACCATCCTTCTTGGTACTGACTTCCACCTTGATACTGCTGATCAGATCACACAGCGAGCCGACGGACGCGAAACCCGGCGCACCACTGCTGTTCGCCACCAGCGTCCGGACGTTGCCATCACCCCATTGCACCGACCGGTTCTCGCGATAGCTGACCATCGACCGGGCCCATTCCGCCGAAACACTGGGCAGCCCTACCCCGGTCTTCCTGAAAGCCAGCGGGTCAGCCGGCTTGACGGCGTAATGCTCATCAACCAACGCCCCCATGAACACCGCCCCAGGCCGGCTCTTCAGCTGCTTGAAGCTCGCCGGATCCAGCCGCCAGCTCTCCAACTCGGCCACCGGCAACCCCGAGAGCGGACCACCGTCCATATTCGGAATCGCATTGTCCGAAGCCACCGAGGTCGAGAACGAAGGGATGGCGTCCGGCAGAACCGGCAGACCGTCGAGCACCCACCACGGGGCCAGGTTCACATTGACCCGCCCGCTGACCTTCGGACCCAGCGGCGAGGCGGCATCCTCCACCGGCTCCACCCGCGGATAGCTGCACCTCAAGACGCCGGTCGCATCGTACGCCGCAAACGCATAAGCCCCACCGTACGCCGCAGCGTAGTCCAGCGAGTCAACCATCCCCATACTGTCGGCAGCAGCTCCCGTCAGAGCCTTGGGCAGAGGCCGGACCAACTCCTCCAGGGGCAGCGCCGTGAAGTAGTCGTACACCAGCTGGCCCCACGGCCCGCTGAACCGGCCCTTCTGGCCATCAAGATCCATGGCCCTTTGATCAGTGTCAAAAACAGGTAGATGCCCGTTATCGACCTGCACCAGCTGGCCGAAGACCTGACGCCCCGTCCCCGGCGGCGACTGCGTGGCCGCCACGGTGGCAGGTGTCTGAATGCCGCTGGCAACGTCCTGCCGGTGCGCATAACGAGTCACCAGCAGCAGCGTGCCCGTGGTCGGGAACGCAATGCAGCCACCAGTGTACGGGTCGATGCCGCGATCCGAGGTCACAATCGGGAACGGCGCCAAGGGAGCCTTCGCGGGAAGGTAAACCTTGACCGCGTTGTCCGGTGGCTTGACGAACGGACTGAAGGCCAGAGCACCGCTCGCACTCGCCTCACCAAGCTGGATGCCCAGCGCCTCACGCCAGGCAAGCCACTGGTTGTCGCAGACCACCTTCTTCGGCGCCGGACTGTAGGGCAGCGAGTCCCGCTCGCTGAGCTTGGGCAGGAAACCGGCGGCGGACATGGGATGCGAATTCAGAAGATTGTGCTGCATGCGGCCCTCGCCCACGCCCAGCCGGGTCAGCGGGTCTGCATCATAGTTCAGCGGGAACAAGACCTGGCGCCCCAGCGTGAAATACCAGTGTTGCGGCGGCTCCCCCGCGGGCTCCTTCGGACGCTGGAGCGAAGTGTCCAGCACCAGCAGATCACTGGCCCCCGTCGGAGACTTGATCTTCGCGTCGCTGGTGTCCCACTCACCCGCCCATCGCGTCGCCGGCAGCTGCGGAACCCCGGCAGGGATGACACCCGCTCCCGGATCCGTCGGCATCATCTCGTCGATCACGACTCTCAAGCTACCCCCGCCCACCCCGGAAACGTCCACGATCCGCAGCCCGTTGCGAACCAGCTGCACCGGCTGTCCCGCTCCAATCTTGAAGCCGGTGGCCTGGAACACGTTCTTGTTGACGACCGCGGGAACGGCGAGATTCGGGTCACCGTTGATCGAGTTGATCACCTTCACGGCTTGGTCGGACGCGGTCGAACTCATGATCACCAGGTAGCTGCGCGGGGCAATCGTCTTGGACGGCGTGGTGACCACGTCAACCAGCTTGATGGCACCGGCTACATCGTTGTTGACCTGAAGCTCGAGCCCGCTGAGACTGAGCTCCTCGTCATACGGATTGTAAATCTCAACGGCATAGACCGATCTGCCGTCATCCCGGTTCGCGTTCCAGGCCAGGGGGATCTGCGTCGTGTCCACCGTGATCACCACCCTGGCGTACGCCTCGGTCAGGTATGGCTGCTTCTCAACCCCGAAGACCTTGACCACAGGGGCACCCGCGGGCCACTCAAAGTAGGTGCTCGCCTGGAGCTTGTAGGCGTAGGGAACCGCGGCACCCGCACCCCACTCACTCACGGCCAGCAACGCGGTGTCATCATCAGCGAAATCAACCGTGTTCACCGCCAACTGAGCGGCCAAGTGAATCTGCTGCCGCAGCTGGGCCTCCGTCGGATCAACGTGGGTGCCCGGCACCGTGGTGTGCTGAATCATCGCCAGGTAATAGGCCATCAACTGCTCGACCCGGCGATAGCTCGGAGTCTCAACGAAAGTGGACCCGCTGTAAACCGGAACGAGCACGTCCCGCAGACTGAAGGCCGTGCGGAGCCCGGCTGTATTGAACTCCAGCGAATTGCCCGGGACGCCGTCCAATACACTCCCAACCCGCCCGACCGCGTTCGCCGGGAAGTTGACCGCGTTGGCCGGATCCGGGTTCAGAATGTAGTAAAGGCCGCGGTAGAAGTCCCTGTACGTCGGATCAGCGACATTGACCCCCTTCTCGAATCGCCCTTGCTCATCCCGGTTGGGCCGCAGGATATCATCACTGCTGAAGGCCGTCACCAGATGCCGCCGGTCGTAAGTGTCCTTGCTCGCCGTGTAAGTGCTCTCCGCCCGCCCCTCATCCGAGGGCGTCAGCCGCAGCTGGCACCAGTCGCTGTCCGCCGGATCTCCCCCGGCCGGACTGTTGTCCAGAGGCCAGTAATGAGGCGTCCGCCCCGTGATGACGCTCGACGCACCACTCGGAGCTTCATACCCCAGAGTCACCGGCAACCAGTGAATCACATTGTTCAACGCCAGCTGGCTGGGCGTCACATCCGTACCATTCGCGTTCTTGCCCAGGCTCTTCGGCAGCATGAACCGCCTGCGAATCGCGGCTTCGTCCGTCGCCCCGAGAACAACCTTCTTGTCCAGAAACAGCGAGGATGGGTTCGCACCAAAACCATCCTCCGCGTGGAACACCTGATCCAGCAGCGTCGGAGCGGTCTGCCGGTCCAACAGAACCATGCCTCCGTGCGGAAGAACACGAAGATCAGCCTCGTACGAATCACCAAACAACCCGACCGAGTTGACGTCCCCGGTCTTCATCGAGTCCTGGAGACCGTCCCCGTCCGCGTCCCGCACCGGACCCCGGGTCAGCCCCACGCCAGTGATCTTGTTGGCCCCGGGTCGCAAACCGGAAGTGGCCTGCAGCGTCGCGATGTCAACGTTGTCAACCGGCCAGGAGGAGGCAAACAGGGCCCAGATCTTGCCGTTGCTGCCAAGCCCCGCCAGATACGGCTCCGCACTGCTCAGCAGAAGATCACCTTCACGTACCAGCGTTTGAGCGTTGACCGAAGAACCTGACCACAACCCGGCCAGATCCCCGTAGTCCTCGATCACCGAGGTCTCAGCACCCCAGCCGCGGTTATAGGGCGTTCCATCCTTGCCGACCACGTCCTCACGAAGCGCCGAAATCGCCGGCTCCAGAATCGTCTTGGCCACCGCATCAATGCTCTTGCCCACCTCGGCCGTACGAGCCGTCTGCCGCTCAAACCGGGAAACGATCAACAACGTCGAGCCAACGATGAAGAGCATCGCCAGCACACCCACCACCAGGATCATGACTGTCCCGCGTCGCCGCGTTCGCTCAGTTTGTCTTGTTCGGGGCACCATGGTCAGGTCTCCATTACTACATCCAACCCCTTTTACGACTGGACCAGGTGACAAGTCCAGAAGATAGGGACAAGTCCAGATGGAATCGAACGATCGGCAAACACAGGCCTATCGGCCGGTTCAAGCCAAAACGAGAAATGGTAACCGAAAACCGAGACGACCGAAACACCACCCGAAACTCACGCCCACCGTCGCTTCAACGCCCCCCCCATCCCCAACCCGCCTACTCCCAGGCATGCACGATGGTCTGAACAACCGGGTCGGTCAGCCGGCGGCTGGCGTCGAAAAGCCGAATGGTGATCCGAACCGCCTTGGGCCAGCGGAAGGGATTGCTCTTGTCGCGAAGATCGACATCGTTCGTGTTCGCCTCCGGATAGTCACCCGGACTCGTCGATAGCTTCGACCAGACCACCACCTGACCGCTCGGAACGGCCTGCCAGCGAATCGGCTGCGGCTTGGGGTAATACTCCTCCGCCGTGCCCTTGGCATCCTTGTCCTGATCAAGCCATGTGGCCACGTCCGGTTCGTTGGTGGAGGGGTTCAACGCGATCTCCCGCGGATCGTCGTAAGTGTACTCGACCTT encodes the following:
- a CDS encoding FAD-dependent oxidoreductase, encoding MSAEESQFERLKYASLVAHQLKGPVATAAMLLKTLLGEFAGPLNDQQKDLVSKALARCEQALGAAERMLAIARASDSHLAVTSTADLAALIRKVWPRHVEESRRAHVSLALDMGDELAVVRGYEPAMTEVLDALLSNAFKYTPEHGRVVVSLSPDAGGGGVLLAVSDSGVGIAADDREKVFEPFHRTARATGSARSGTGLGLAFVKSVVEAAGGRVWAEPSEFGGARIVLCLPRPDHAPAAQAGGTPMPARLRVVIVGGSVAGPKAASKIIRLMPDAEVTIVEQSQFLACAGCGLPYYMSGVVGDPRGLLSTPAGAVRDPVFFQSIKNVRVMNQTEALAIDRAERTVRVRDGVSGAESALVYDKLILTTGSVPTIPPIPGSNLHNVVTLHGLKNAERIKSALAGGKARDVVIVGGGILGVEITQNLVEKGCRVTIVERRPQPLPILDAEMAALVEQHLESKGVRMMTRTAVQAFKGDGKVREVLTDRGLLPADLVILAIGFRPNVKLAENAGLVIGTTGAIKVDEMMRTSDPDIYAAGDCVETRGLITGKARYVPYGSVASKQGRVAAVNVCGGSDRFPGVLASAVCKVFEYCVARTGLSEYLARECGFDVVSVLVPGPDREPFMPNAKMLLLKLVVDRATRRLLGAQAVGPGLGEKRIDLAATAIIGGMTVDQIACLDLTYAPPYSSVMDNLITAANVARNKLDGHMVGVSPAEVRGMLDEKREFVFLDVRTPGEHEQIHLAGSTFISLGALRGRLDELPRDREIVVFSKLSLRAYEASIILRHAGFRQVRVMDGGIEMWPYDKVR
- a CDS encoding PIG-L family deacetylase; its protein translation is MAKTVLAFMAHPDDVEFKCAGTLARLKQEAGCRIVIATATSGDCGSVQYPPQEIARIRNQEAKQSAAILDADYYCAGSVDLLIVYNENTIRRFTEVVRKAQPDIVITAPPADYLIDHEMTSHLVRTACFAAPAPNFLTYDIDPAKPIPAVPHLYYCDAVDHKDIHGQPFQSTFVVDITAVQPIKEKMLACHASQRDWLRAHHGIDEYLDMMHRADETNGRLINRPAGEAFRMHAGHGYPQDNIITTLLKT